One Phalacrocorax aristotelis chromosome Z, bGulAri2.1, whole genome shotgun sequence DNA window includes the following coding sequences:
- the ZNF475 gene encoding zinc finger protein 475 translates to MIRWPPAVICYICGREYGTKSISIHEPQCLKKWHRENDMLPKHLRRPEPKKPEVSPIQAKGFYDLDSLNEAAWISAQNQLVPCDICGRTFLPDRLIVHQQSCKPKPAT, encoded by the exons ATGATAAGATGGCCACCAGCAGTGATTTGTTACATATGTGGCCGTGAGTACGGAACAAAATCTATTAGCATACATGAGCCACAATGCCTGAAAAAATGGCACCGGGAGAATGACATGCTACCCAAGCACTTGAGAAGGCCAGAGCCCAAAAAGCCTGAAGTCAGTCCAATACAAG ccaAAGGCTTCTATGATCTTGATTCTTTAAATGAGGCTGCCTGGATCAGCGCCCAGAACCAGCTAGTTCCATGTGATATTTGTGGGCGTACTTTTCTTCCAGACAGACTGATCGTCCACCAGCAGTCCTGTAAACCGAAACCTGCAACGTGA